The Methylomonas montana DNA window CGGCGCGCTGGCGATAGGCAATATCAAGTATCAGGCACAAAGCCGCCTACTGAAAAGAATGCTGGAAAGCGATCAACCGCTATTTCTGCACTTTGAACACGCTTTTGAAGTCGCCCGTGAATTTATTAAATCGACTAATTAACAAGCTAAGTTCCCCCCAAAGTCTGCCAATCACAGAGGGTAAGGTAAAAATGGCAAAACGCAGCATACTCCACATGTTCGACCCGATGCCAAACAACAGCCCGTTTGACATCAACATGGCACTTGATGCAGGTTTTGATGTATTGATGCCTTACTCCAACGTCAAATTGGAAAGTATCCATAACTTGACTCAGGATGCGATTTTTTCGCGCAGCCCGTCGGGCATCAAAAAAACCGCCATTTTCATCGGCGGACGCGATATGGGGATGGCCATCGACATGCTGCAAGCCTGCAAACCGGCCATGGTGCCACCGTTTCAGGTATCGGTGCTTGCCGACCCTAGCGGCGCCTGCACCACTGCCGCGGCGTTGGTGGCCTGCGTGGAAAAAGCCCTCAAGGACAGCCACGGCAAAGAATTGAAGGACTGCAAGGCTCTGGTTTTCGGCGGCACCGGCCCGGTTGGTATCGCCACCGGCGTGCTTGCATCCTTGCAGGGCGCCGAAACAATCTTGGTGGATCATTTATCCATCGATTCCGCCCAAGACGCTGCCAAACAATATAACCGGCGCTTTGGTGCCCACATGAGCGCGGCGGTCGCCCGTAACGACGAGGAAAAATCAGCCTTGATCGCCGATGCGGACATTGTATTCTGCACTGCAAAAGCCGGTATCCGCGTCATCAACGCTTCAGTGCTGGCACAGGCCAAACAATTGAAAGTGGCGGGCGACGTCAACGCAGTACCGCCATTAGGCATCCAAGGTATCGAACTCAACGATTTCGCCGCGCCTTTGACCTGTCAATCGGCTAATGCGGTTGGCGTCGGTGCGTTAGCAGTCGGCAACGTCAAGTACCAACTGCAACACGAATTGCTCAAATCGCTGCTGGAAACCGAACAACCGATATTCCTGGATTTTCGCGAAGCATTTAGCAAAGCACGCACACTGGTGTAAATCTTTC harbors:
- a CDS encoding NAD(P)-dependent methylenetetrahydromethanopterin dehydrogenase, coding for MAKRSILHMFDPMPNNSPFDINMALDAGFDVLMPYSNVKLESIHNLTQDAIFSRSPSGIKKTAIFIGGRDMGMAIDMLQACKPAMVPPFQVSVLADPSGACTTAAALVACVEKALKDSHGKELKDCKALVFGGTGPVGIATGVLASLQGAETILVDHLSIDSAQDAAKQYNRRFGAHMSAAVARNDEEKSALIADADIVFCTAKAGIRVINASVLAQAKQLKVAGDVNAVPPLGIQGIELNDFAAPLTCQSANAVGVGALAVGNVKYQLQHELLKSLLETEQPIFLDFREAFSKARTLV